One window of the Nicotiana tabacum cultivar K326 chromosome 4, ASM71507v2, whole genome shotgun sequence genome contains the following:
- the LOC107767106 gene encoding putative cyclic nucleotide-gated ion channel 20, chloroplastic isoform X4, producing MGTFEKDEMPMLSPSFPQSDETDGFQNRRFTYRTRSASLSMPTSSMDSFENDSSFVGYTGPLRSERRTSLVHMSGPLYISRKPENSFWPTPAAVVHKPTLPTTEKYPSIGSAERNGWPNNDYTGKNEHLLKSGQLGMCSDPYCTTCPTYYHLKPRQKYSKSSDIIDHRFHNMLYGDAKGWAKRTCSFLHPYIPGVMNPHAKIVQKWNKFFVISCLFAVFIDPMFFFLLYVQQGNKCIVLNWPMTTTIVILRSITDIVYLIHILLQFRLAYVAPESRVVGAGDLVDNPKKIAINYLSGYFVLDFFVVLPLPQIIILLVLPKSIGSSGANYAKNLLRAAILLQYIPRLYRFLPLLAGQSPSGFIFESAWANFVINLLTFVLSSHVVGSCWYLFGLQQISTLAGNQIPSYFVWEVIFTMAIIGMGLLLFALLIGNMQNFLQSLDRRRLEMSLRRRDVEQWMSHRRLPEELRRRVREAERYNWAATRGVNEEMLLENLPEDLLRDIRRHLFNFIKKVRIFALLDEPIIDAICERLRQKTYIAGSKVLYRGGLVDKMVFIIRGKMESIGEDGNVASLSEGDACGEELLTWCLEHSSINRDGKKIRIPGHRLLSNRLVRCLTNVEAFILRAADLEEVTNLFARFLRSPRVQGAIRYESPYWRGLAARRIQVAWRYRKKRQSRSDSSSPQH from the exons ATGGGGACTTTTGAAAAAGATGAGATGCCGATGTTATCACCATCATTTCCGCAGTCTGATGAAACTGATGGCTTTCAAAATCGACGTTTTACGTACAGGACAAGGAGTGCATCTCTATCAATGCCAACGAGCTCTATGGATTCCTTTGAAAATGATAGTAGTTTTGTAGGCTATACTGGTCCTTTGAGAAGTGAGAGGCGAACGTCATTGGTTCATATGAGCGGGCCATTATATATTAGTCGCAAGCCTGAGAATAGCTTTTGGCCCACTCCCGCTGCAGTAGTGCACAAACCAACTCTGCCTACAACAGAAAAATATCCTTCAATTGGCAGTGCGGAACGAAATGGTTGGCCTAATAATGACTACACTGGAAAAAATGAACATCTATTGAAGTCTGGACAACTGGGTATGTGCAGTGATCCTTACTGCACAACATGCCCAACCTATTACCATTTGAAACCACGGCAAAAATATTCAAAGTCTTCAGATATAATAGATCACAGG TTCCATAATATGCTGTATGGAGATGCAAAAGGATGGGCAAAGAGAACTTGTTCTTTCTTGCATCCATATATTCCTGGTGTCATGAATCCTCATGCGAAGATTGTCCAGAAGTGGAACAAATTTTTTGTCATCTCATGCCTATTTGCAGTATTTATAGATCCCATGTTCTTCTTTTTGCTTTATGTCCAACAG GGGAACAAATGTATAGTGCTAAATTGGCCCATGACAACAACTATTGTGATTTTGAGGAGCATCACTGATATCGTTTACTTAATTCACATCCTTCTTCAG TTCCGCTTAGCTTATGTTGCTCCTGAATCTAGGGTGGTAGGAGCAGGTGACCTGGTTGACAACCCTAAAAAGATTGCTATAAATTATCTTTCTGGATACTTTGTCCTTGACTTCTTCGTCGTACTACCACTTCCTCAG ATCATCATATTATTGGTTTTGCCCAAGTCTATTGGATCATCTGGGGCAAATTACGCGAAGAATCTATTGAGGGCAGCTATACTACTCCAGTACATTCCTAGGTTGTACAGGTTTTTGCCTTTGCTAGCTGGCCAGTCTCCAAGTGGTTTTATATTTGAGTCGGCATGGGCAAATTTTGTTATAAATCTTCTCACTTTTGTTCTATCGAGCCATGTGGTGGGATCATGCTGGTATCTTTTTGGTTTACAG CAAATTAGTACACTAGCTGGCAATCAAATCCCGAGTTATTTTGTGTGGGAAGTTATTTTCACAATGGCTATCATCGGAATGGGACTCCTACTTTTTGCCCTCCTGATTGGAAATATGCAAAACTTTTTGCAGTCTCTAGATCGcag GAGGTTAGAAATGTCTCTGAGACGTCGTGACGTTGAACAATGGATGAGCCATAGGCGCTTGCCAGAAGAACTGAGAAG GAGAGTTCGGGAGGCAGAGAGATATAATTGGGCAGCTACCAGAGGGGTCAATGAAGAAATGCTACTAGAGAATCTTCCTGAAGACCTTCTAAGAGATATACGGAGACATCTTTTTAACTTCATCAAAAAG GTTCGGATATTTGCACTTCTAGATGAACCCATCATAGATGCCATCTGTGAGAGGTTAAGACAGAAAACATACATAGCAGGAAGCAAAGTTTTATACCGTGGTGGTCTGGTTGACAAAATGGTTTTCATAATCCGGGGTAAGATGGAAAGTATTGGAGAAGATGGAAATGTGGCCTCCTTGTCTGAAGGGGATGCCTGCGGGGAAGAACTCCTCACATGGTGCCTTGAGCACTCTTCGATAAACAGAG ATGGGAAAAAGATCAGAATTCCAGGACATAGATTACTGAGCAATAGACTTGTTAGGTGCCTAACAAATGTTGAAGCATTTATATTGCGAGCTGCAGATCTTGAAGAAGTCACTAATCTTTTCGCAAGATTCTTGAGGAGTCCACGTGTTCAAGGTGCCATAAG
- the LOC107767106 gene encoding putative cyclic nucleotide-gated ion channel 20, chloroplastic isoform X3, whose protein sequence is MGTFEKDEMPMLSPSFPQSDETDGFQNRRFTYRTRSASLSMPTSSMDSFENDSSFVGYTGPLRSERRTSLVHMSGPLYISRKPENSFWPTPAAVVHKPTLPTTEKYPSIGSAERNGWPNNDYTGKNEHLLKSGQLGMCSDPYCTTCPTYYHLKPRQKYSKSSDIIDHRFHNMLYGDAKGWAKRTCSFLHPYIPGVMNPHAKIVQKWNKFFVISCLFAVFIDPMFFFLLYVQQGNKCIVLNWPMTTTIVILRSITDIVYLIHILLQIIILLVLPKSIGSSGANYAKNLLRAAILLQYIPRLYRFLPLLAGQSPSGFIFESAWANFVINLLTFVLSSHVVGSCWYLFGLQRVNQCLRDACRSSNIARCTEFIDCGHGTDYRKFRSDTTWGQWKNNSDAAACFTNGGFDYGIYEQAVNLTAEGSVVTRYVYSLFWGFQQISTLAGNQIPSYFVWEVIFTMAIIGMGLLLFALLIGNMQNFLQSLDRRRLEMSLRRRDVEQWMSHRRLPEELRRRVREAERYNWAATRGVNEEMLLENLPEDLLRDIRRHLFNFIKKVRIFALLDEPIIDAICERLRQKTYIAGSKVLYRGGLVDKMVFIIRGKMESIGEDGNVASLSEGDACGEELLTWCLEHSSINRDGKKIRIPGHRLLSNRLVRCLTNVEAFILRAADLEEVTNLFARFLRSPRVQGAIRYESPYWRGLAARRIQVAWRYRKKRQSRSDSSSPQH, encoded by the exons ATGGGGACTTTTGAAAAAGATGAGATGCCGATGTTATCACCATCATTTCCGCAGTCTGATGAAACTGATGGCTTTCAAAATCGACGTTTTACGTACAGGACAAGGAGTGCATCTCTATCAATGCCAACGAGCTCTATGGATTCCTTTGAAAATGATAGTAGTTTTGTAGGCTATACTGGTCCTTTGAGAAGTGAGAGGCGAACGTCATTGGTTCATATGAGCGGGCCATTATATATTAGTCGCAAGCCTGAGAATAGCTTTTGGCCCACTCCCGCTGCAGTAGTGCACAAACCAACTCTGCCTACAACAGAAAAATATCCTTCAATTGGCAGTGCGGAACGAAATGGTTGGCCTAATAATGACTACACTGGAAAAAATGAACATCTATTGAAGTCTGGACAACTGGGTATGTGCAGTGATCCTTACTGCACAACATGCCCAACCTATTACCATTTGAAACCACGGCAAAAATATTCAAAGTCTTCAGATATAATAGATCACAGG TTCCATAATATGCTGTATGGAGATGCAAAAGGATGGGCAAAGAGAACTTGTTCTTTCTTGCATCCATATATTCCTGGTGTCATGAATCCTCATGCGAAGATTGTCCAGAAGTGGAACAAATTTTTTGTCATCTCATGCCTATTTGCAGTATTTATAGATCCCATGTTCTTCTTTTTGCTTTATGTCCAACAG GGGAACAAATGTATAGTGCTAAATTGGCCCATGACAACAACTATTGTGATTTTGAGGAGCATCACTGATATCGTTTACTTAATTCACATCCTTCTTCAG ATCATCATATTATTGGTTTTGCCCAAGTCTATTGGATCATCTGGGGCAAATTACGCGAAGAATCTATTGAGGGCAGCTATACTACTCCAGTACATTCCTAGGTTGTACAGGTTTTTGCCTTTGCTAGCTGGCCAGTCTCCAAGTGGTTTTATATTTGAGTCGGCATGGGCAAATTTTGTTATAAATCTTCTCACTTTTGTTCTATCGAGCCATGTGGTGGGATCATGCTGGTATCTTTTTGGTTTACAG AGGGTGAATCAATGCCTTCGAGATGCTTGTCGTAGCTCAAACATAGCAAGGTGTACGGAATTCATAGACTGTGGTCATGGCACCGATTACAGAAAGTTTCGGTCGGATACAACATGGGGCCAGTGGAAGAACAATTCTGATGCAGCTGCTTGTTTTACTAATGGTGGTTTTGACTATGGAATCTATGAACAAGCTGTTAATCTAACAGCCGAAGGGAGTGTTGTCACAAGATATGTGTACTCATTGTTTTGGGGCTTCCAG CAAATTAGTACACTAGCTGGCAATCAAATCCCGAGTTATTTTGTGTGGGAAGTTATTTTCACAATGGCTATCATCGGAATGGGACTCCTACTTTTTGCCCTCCTGATTGGAAATATGCAAAACTTTTTGCAGTCTCTAGATCGcag GAGGTTAGAAATGTCTCTGAGACGTCGTGACGTTGAACAATGGATGAGCCATAGGCGCTTGCCAGAAGAACTGAGAAG GAGAGTTCGGGAGGCAGAGAGATATAATTGGGCAGCTACCAGAGGGGTCAATGAAGAAATGCTACTAGAGAATCTTCCTGAAGACCTTCTAAGAGATATACGGAGACATCTTTTTAACTTCATCAAAAAG GTTCGGATATTTGCACTTCTAGATGAACCCATCATAGATGCCATCTGTGAGAGGTTAAGACAGAAAACATACATAGCAGGAAGCAAAGTTTTATACCGTGGTGGTCTGGTTGACAAAATGGTTTTCATAATCCGGGGTAAGATGGAAAGTATTGGAGAAGATGGAAATGTGGCCTCCTTGTCTGAAGGGGATGCCTGCGGGGAAGAACTCCTCACATGGTGCCTTGAGCACTCTTCGATAAACAGAG ATGGGAAAAAGATCAGAATTCCAGGACATAGATTACTGAGCAATAGACTTGTTAGGTGCCTAACAAATGTTGAAGCATTTATATTGCGAGCTGCAGATCTTGAAGAAGTCACTAATCTTTTCGCAAGATTCTTGAGGAGTCCACGTGTTCAAGGTGCCATAAG
- the LOC107767106 gene encoding putative cyclic nucleotide-gated ion channel 20, chloroplastic isoform X1, with protein MGTFEKDEMPMLSPSFPQSDETDGFQNRRFTYRTRSASLSMPTSSMDSFENDSSFVGYTGPLRSERRTSLVHMSGPLYISRKPENSFWPTPAAVVHKPTLPTTEKYPSIGSAERNGWPNNDYTGKNEHLLKSGQLGMCSDPYCTTCPTYYHLKPRQKYSKSSDIIDHRFHNMLYGDAKGWAKRTCSFLHPYIPGVMNPHAKIVQKWNKFFVISCLFAVFIDPMFFFLLYVQQGNKCIVLNWPMTTTIVILRSITDIVYLIHILLQFRLAYVAPESRVVGAGDLVDNPKKIAINYLSGYFVLDFFVVLPLPQIIILLVLPKSIGSSGANYAKNLLRAAILLQYIPRLYRFLPLLAGQSPSGFIFESAWANFVINLLTFVLSSHVVGSCWYLFGLQRVNQCLRDACRSSNIARCTEFIDCGHGTDYRKFRSDTTWGQWKNNSDAAACFTNGGFDYGIYEQAVNLTAEGSVVTRYVYSLFWGFQQISTLAGNQIPSYFVWEVIFTMAIIGMGLLLFALLIGNMQNFLQSLDRRRLEMSLRRRDVEQWMSHRRLPEELRRRVREAERYNWAATRGVNEEMLLENLPEDLLRDIRRHLFNFIKKVRIFALLDEPIIDAICERLRQKTYIAGSKVLYRGGLVDKMVFIIRGKMESIGEDGNVASLSEGDACGEELLTWCLEHSSINRDGKKIRIPGHRLLSNRLVRCLTNVEAFILRAADLEEVTNLFARFLRSPRVQGAIRYESPYWRGLAARRIQVAWRYRKKRQSRSDSSSPQH; from the exons ATGGGGACTTTTGAAAAAGATGAGATGCCGATGTTATCACCATCATTTCCGCAGTCTGATGAAACTGATGGCTTTCAAAATCGACGTTTTACGTACAGGACAAGGAGTGCATCTCTATCAATGCCAACGAGCTCTATGGATTCCTTTGAAAATGATAGTAGTTTTGTAGGCTATACTGGTCCTTTGAGAAGTGAGAGGCGAACGTCATTGGTTCATATGAGCGGGCCATTATATATTAGTCGCAAGCCTGAGAATAGCTTTTGGCCCACTCCCGCTGCAGTAGTGCACAAACCAACTCTGCCTACAACAGAAAAATATCCTTCAATTGGCAGTGCGGAACGAAATGGTTGGCCTAATAATGACTACACTGGAAAAAATGAACATCTATTGAAGTCTGGACAACTGGGTATGTGCAGTGATCCTTACTGCACAACATGCCCAACCTATTACCATTTGAAACCACGGCAAAAATATTCAAAGTCTTCAGATATAATAGATCACAGG TTCCATAATATGCTGTATGGAGATGCAAAAGGATGGGCAAAGAGAACTTGTTCTTTCTTGCATCCATATATTCCTGGTGTCATGAATCCTCATGCGAAGATTGTCCAGAAGTGGAACAAATTTTTTGTCATCTCATGCCTATTTGCAGTATTTATAGATCCCATGTTCTTCTTTTTGCTTTATGTCCAACAG GGGAACAAATGTATAGTGCTAAATTGGCCCATGACAACAACTATTGTGATTTTGAGGAGCATCACTGATATCGTTTACTTAATTCACATCCTTCTTCAG TTCCGCTTAGCTTATGTTGCTCCTGAATCTAGGGTGGTAGGAGCAGGTGACCTGGTTGACAACCCTAAAAAGATTGCTATAAATTATCTTTCTGGATACTTTGTCCTTGACTTCTTCGTCGTACTACCACTTCCTCAG ATCATCATATTATTGGTTTTGCCCAAGTCTATTGGATCATCTGGGGCAAATTACGCGAAGAATCTATTGAGGGCAGCTATACTACTCCAGTACATTCCTAGGTTGTACAGGTTTTTGCCTTTGCTAGCTGGCCAGTCTCCAAGTGGTTTTATATTTGAGTCGGCATGGGCAAATTTTGTTATAAATCTTCTCACTTTTGTTCTATCGAGCCATGTGGTGGGATCATGCTGGTATCTTTTTGGTTTACAG AGGGTGAATCAATGCCTTCGAGATGCTTGTCGTAGCTCAAACATAGCAAGGTGTACGGAATTCATAGACTGTGGTCATGGCACCGATTACAGAAAGTTTCGGTCGGATACAACATGGGGCCAGTGGAAGAACAATTCTGATGCAGCTGCTTGTTTTACTAATGGTGGTTTTGACTATGGAATCTATGAACAAGCTGTTAATCTAACAGCCGAAGGGAGTGTTGTCACAAGATATGTGTACTCATTGTTTTGGGGCTTCCAG CAAATTAGTACACTAGCTGGCAATCAAATCCCGAGTTATTTTGTGTGGGAAGTTATTTTCACAATGGCTATCATCGGAATGGGACTCCTACTTTTTGCCCTCCTGATTGGAAATATGCAAAACTTTTTGCAGTCTCTAGATCGcag GAGGTTAGAAATGTCTCTGAGACGTCGTGACGTTGAACAATGGATGAGCCATAGGCGCTTGCCAGAAGAACTGAGAAG GAGAGTTCGGGAGGCAGAGAGATATAATTGGGCAGCTACCAGAGGGGTCAATGAAGAAATGCTACTAGAGAATCTTCCTGAAGACCTTCTAAGAGATATACGGAGACATCTTTTTAACTTCATCAAAAAG GTTCGGATATTTGCACTTCTAGATGAACCCATCATAGATGCCATCTGTGAGAGGTTAAGACAGAAAACATACATAGCAGGAAGCAAAGTTTTATACCGTGGTGGTCTGGTTGACAAAATGGTTTTCATAATCCGGGGTAAGATGGAAAGTATTGGAGAAGATGGAAATGTGGCCTCCTTGTCTGAAGGGGATGCCTGCGGGGAAGAACTCCTCACATGGTGCCTTGAGCACTCTTCGATAAACAGAG ATGGGAAAAAGATCAGAATTCCAGGACATAGATTACTGAGCAATAGACTTGTTAGGTGCCTAACAAATGTTGAAGCATTTATATTGCGAGCTGCAGATCTTGAAGAAGTCACTAATCTTTTCGCAAGATTCTTGAGGAGTCCACGTGTTCAAGGTGCCATAAG
- the LOC107767106 gene encoding putative cyclic nucleotide-gated ion channel 20, chloroplastic isoform X5 produces the protein MLYGDAKGWAKRTCSFLHPYIPGVMNPHAKIVQKWNKFFVISCLFAVFIDPMFFFLLYVQQGNKCIVLNWPMTTTIVILRSITDIVYLIHILLQFRLAYVAPESRVVGAGDLVDNPKKIAINYLSGYFVLDFFVVLPLPQIIILLVLPKSIGSSGANYAKNLLRAAILLQYIPRLYRFLPLLAGQSPSGFIFESAWANFVINLLTFVLSSHVVGSCWYLFGLQRVNQCLRDACRSSNIARCTEFIDCGHGTDYRKFRSDTTWGQWKNNSDAAACFTNGGFDYGIYEQAVNLTAEGSVVTRYVYSLFWGFQQISTLAGNQIPSYFVWEVIFTMAIIGMGLLLFALLIGNMQNFLQSLDRRRLEMSLRRRDVEQWMSHRRLPEELRRRVREAERYNWAATRGVNEEMLLENLPEDLLRDIRRHLFNFIKKVRIFALLDEPIIDAICERLRQKTYIAGSKVLYRGGLVDKMVFIIRGKMESIGEDGNVASLSEGDACGEELLTWCLEHSSINRDGKKIRIPGHRLLSNRLVRCLTNVEAFILRAADLEEVTNLFARFLRSPRVQGAIRYESPYWRGLAARRIQVAWRYRKKRQSRSDSSSPQH, from the exons ATGCTGTATGGAGATGCAAAAGGATGGGCAAAGAGAACTTGTTCTTTCTTGCATCCATATATTCCTGGTGTCATGAATCCTCATGCGAAGATTGTCCAGAAGTGGAACAAATTTTTTGTCATCTCATGCCTATTTGCAGTATTTATAGATCCCATGTTCTTCTTTTTGCTTTATGTCCAACAG GGGAACAAATGTATAGTGCTAAATTGGCCCATGACAACAACTATTGTGATTTTGAGGAGCATCACTGATATCGTTTACTTAATTCACATCCTTCTTCAG TTCCGCTTAGCTTATGTTGCTCCTGAATCTAGGGTGGTAGGAGCAGGTGACCTGGTTGACAACCCTAAAAAGATTGCTATAAATTATCTTTCTGGATACTTTGTCCTTGACTTCTTCGTCGTACTACCACTTCCTCAG ATCATCATATTATTGGTTTTGCCCAAGTCTATTGGATCATCTGGGGCAAATTACGCGAAGAATCTATTGAGGGCAGCTATACTACTCCAGTACATTCCTAGGTTGTACAGGTTTTTGCCTTTGCTAGCTGGCCAGTCTCCAAGTGGTTTTATATTTGAGTCGGCATGGGCAAATTTTGTTATAAATCTTCTCACTTTTGTTCTATCGAGCCATGTGGTGGGATCATGCTGGTATCTTTTTGGTTTACAG AGGGTGAATCAATGCCTTCGAGATGCTTGTCGTAGCTCAAACATAGCAAGGTGTACGGAATTCATAGACTGTGGTCATGGCACCGATTACAGAAAGTTTCGGTCGGATACAACATGGGGCCAGTGGAAGAACAATTCTGATGCAGCTGCTTGTTTTACTAATGGTGGTTTTGACTATGGAATCTATGAACAAGCTGTTAATCTAACAGCCGAAGGGAGTGTTGTCACAAGATATGTGTACTCATTGTTTTGGGGCTTCCAG CAAATTAGTACACTAGCTGGCAATCAAATCCCGAGTTATTTTGTGTGGGAAGTTATTTTCACAATGGCTATCATCGGAATGGGACTCCTACTTTTTGCCCTCCTGATTGGAAATATGCAAAACTTTTTGCAGTCTCTAGATCGcag GAGGTTAGAAATGTCTCTGAGACGTCGTGACGTTGAACAATGGATGAGCCATAGGCGCTTGCCAGAAGAACTGAGAAG GAGAGTTCGGGAGGCAGAGAGATATAATTGGGCAGCTACCAGAGGGGTCAATGAAGAAATGCTACTAGAGAATCTTCCTGAAGACCTTCTAAGAGATATACGGAGACATCTTTTTAACTTCATCAAAAAG GTTCGGATATTTGCACTTCTAGATGAACCCATCATAGATGCCATCTGTGAGAGGTTAAGACAGAAAACATACATAGCAGGAAGCAAAGTTTTATACCGTGGTGGTCTGGTTGACAAAATGGTTTTCATAATCCGGGGTAAGATGGAAAGTATTGGAGAAGATGGAAATGTGGCCTCCTTGTCTGAAGGGGATGCCTGCGGGGAAGAACTCCTCACATGGTGCCTTGAGCACTCTTCGATAAACAGAG ATGGGAAAAAGATCAGAATTCCAGGACATAGATTACTGAGCAATAGACTTGTTAGGTGCCTAACAAATGTTGAAGCATTTATATTGCGAGCTGCAGATCTTGAAGAAGTCACTAATCTTTTCGCAAGATTCTTGAGGAGTCCACGTGTTCAAGGTGCCATAAG